In Rosa chinensis cultivar Old Blush chromosome 1, RchiOBHm-V2, whole genome shotgun sequence, a genomic segment contains:
- the LOC121050958 gene encoding protein SEMI-ROLLED LEAF 2-like, which yields MKKLKEEEVLPEPEKEKEKEKDRMIVISEKEDSDLEGEREEEEEEENKVVMADDSGGLSANKVAGQEEENSTTPFPEKDEEPNDRKISKLCEYASKTPLRIPKITSTLEQRCYKDLRTENFHSVKVVMCIYRKLLISFKDQMPLFASSPLSIAQILLDQTRHDEIRI from the exons ATGAAAAAGctgaaggaggaggaggtgctGCCGGAGccggagaaggagaaggagaaggagaaggaccGCATGATTGTGATTTCGGAGAAGGAAGACTCCGATTTGGAGGGtgaaagggaggaagaagaagaagaagagaacaaaGTTGTGATGGCTGACGATAGTGGTGGCTTGAGTGCTAACAAGGTTGCTGGGCAAGAAGAAGAGAACAGTACGACGCCGTTTCCAGAAAAG GATGAAGAACCAAATGACCGCAAGATCAGTAAACTGTGTGAATATGCCTCAAAAACTCCTCTCCGTATTCCAAAG ATCACATCTACTCTGGAGCAAAGATGTTACAAGGACTTGAGAACTGAGAACTTCCACTCTGTGAAAGTGGTCATGTGTATCTACCGGAAGTTGTTGATTTCTTTTAAGGATCAAAT GCCATTGTTTGCAAGTAGTCCACTTAGCATTGCTCAAATTCTGCTTGATCAAACACGACATGATGAAATACGTATTTAA
- the LOC112198747 gene encoding two-pore potassium channel 4, which translates to MAFRLLRMFLVHTGLLLVFAGLVIFTTISGFGTGERVGTFIDAFYVAYCTVFSVGFGDISPLKSLTRILCDVLGLVVGPIVVMVLTHFLGRLACELGRWISSRFLMRYRVYSTLGMILLALFLGMAGIYIFEWLHLAGGSPSPSPSTMLPTDAYAWVLFVDIFHLSVMMMNTTGFGDFAFTTAFGRAFTIVWVPFSTIVFMVAGTFLAQTFLFYLARIIGGYSLPQGIHRH; encoded by the exons ATGGCCTTCAG GTTACTTCGCATGTTTTTAGTACATACTGGGCTCTTACTGGTATTTGCTGGTTTAGTTATTTTCACGACTATCTCAGGGTTTGGTACCGGCGAGAGAGTTGGTACATTTATTGACGCCTTTTATGTGGCTTACTGTACGGTCTTCTCAGTTGGTTTCGGCGATATTTCTCCTTTGAAGTCTCTTACTCGGATTCTTTGTGATGTGCTGGGATTGGTGGTTGGACCTATTGTAGTGATGGTACTCACTCATTTTTTGGGTCGGTTAGCATGCGAGTTGGGGCGGTGGATTTCATCTCGCTTTCTTATGAGATATCGAGTGTATTCAACTCTTGGTATGATCTTGCTGGCTCTATTTTTGGGGATGGCCGGCATTTATATCTTCGAGTGGCTGCACCTAGCTGGtggatctccatctccatctccttcCACTATGTTACCTACTGATGCATACGCATGGGTCCTCTTTGTTGACATATTCCACCTCTCAGTTATGATGATGAATACCACTGGATTTGGAGATTTCGCCTTCACTACTGCATTTGGGAGAGCGTTTACCATAGTATGGGTTCCTTTCTCTACTATAGTGTTTATGGTTGCGGGTACGTTCTTGGCTCAGACTTTTTTGTTCTATCTTGCACGTATCATTGGAG GTTACAGCTTGCCCCAGGGGATCCACCGTCACTGA